One genomic segment of Flavobacteriaceae bacterium includes these proteins:
- a CDS encoding type IX secretion system membrane protein PorP/SprF, translated as MINRCTLNVKRAILFILLPAFSTICYGQQDSQYTQYMYNTMSVNPAYAIAKDHTSFVALARTQWIGFQGAPETQTVSFQTPVGYSGFGLGITAMNDILGPSRETGIEVNIAYAVYLSKKGSLAFGLRVGGRTLSLDWSRGRFQQPDVVFNENINNRFLPTLGAGLYYYETKWYAGISVPNLLKTDHYDDSVESLAVEELHYFLIAGYVFDIGNTIRFKPAILSKVVFGAPVSVDFSVNVLFTDRFVLGLAYRWNDAISVLTGLQVTERLHMGYAYDLTTSNFQNYNSGTHEVFVKYDIFKQPKLKSPRFF; from the coding sequence ATTATTAATCGATGTACATTGAATGTAAAGCGTGCTATTCTGTTTATTTTATTACCTGCTTTTTCAACTATTTGTTACGGGCAGCAAGATTCTCAGTATACACAATATATGTATAATACGATGTCTGTTAATCCTGCCTACGCAATAGCAAAAGACCATACTTCTTTTGTAGCTTTGGCAAGAACACAATGGATAGGTTTTCAAGGTGCTCCGGAAACACAAACCGTTAGTTTTCAGACACCTGTCGGATACAGCGGATTTGGTTTGGGTATTACTGCTATGAACGATATCCTCGGCCCGTCGCGAGAAACAGGAATAGAGGTAAATATAGCCTACGCAGTCTACCTGAGTAAAAAAGGAAGTTTGGCATTTGGATTAAGAGTCGGGGGGCGTACATTAAGTCTGGACTGGTCCAGAGGTAGATTTCAACAACCGGATGTGGTATTTAATGAAAATATAAATAACAGATTTTTACCTACTTTAGGAGCAGGTTTGTACTATTATGAAACCAAATGGTATGCAGGAATATCGGTACCTAATTTGTTAAAAACGGACCATTATGATGATTCGGTTGAATCTTTGGCAGTAGAAGAGTTGCATTATTTTTTGATTGCAGGCTATGTTTTTGATATAGGCAATACTATTAGATTTAAACCCGCAATCTTGTCGAAAGTAGTTTTTGGCGCCCCTGTTTCCGTAGATTTTTCGGTAAATGTTCTTTTTACAGATCGATTTGTATTAGGGTTAGCATATAGGTGGAATGACGCTATAAGTGTGTTGACAGGTTTGCAGGTAACAGAAAGGTTGCATATGGGATATGCATACGATTTAACAACTTCTAATTTTCAGAATTATAACTCAGGAACGCATGAAGTATTTGTAAAATATGATATTTTTAAACAACCAAAATTAAAGTCACCGAGATTTTTTTAA